A window from Bacteroidota bacterium encodes these proteins:
- a CDS encoding carbohydrate kinase, whose amino-acid sequence MSKILCIGEALIDMICTDKGKPLSEGENFLKKPGGAPTNVAAAIAALGGQVELAAKVGKDPFGKHLIDVMDSFGVSTQWMLQDENHFTTFAFVSLMMNGERDFYFNRGADGQLTRDEVDTINLEEFSIVHFGSATAFLPGPLQVAYQSLLQKSLINKVFISFDPNYRSLLFQNDKQSFIDQSWNFLDHCHFFKVSDEEAMILTGRATVADSANDFLQRTTAAFAITLGKEGTLLGLKGETQTIPSIEIKPVDTTGAGDAFTGAVLYQVSDKSLDEIKALTKEQWGGIISNANKAGARTCEYLGAMEAFKHLNNDIFK is encoded by the coding sequence ATGAGTAAAATTCTTTGCATAGGCGAAGCACTGATCGATATGATCTGCACAGATAAAGGAAAGCCTTTATCAGAAGGAGAAAATTTTTTAAAGAAACCTGGCGGGGCGCCTACCAATGTAGCTGCAGCTATTGCTGCATTAGGGGGTCAAGTAGAACTGGCTGCTAAAGTTGGTAAAGATCCTTTCGGTAAACATTTAATTGATGTGATGGATTCTTTCGGCGTAAGCACACAATGGATGCTGCAGGATGAAAATCATTTTACCACGTTTGCATTTGTATCACTCATGATGAATGGTGAACGGGATTTTTATTTTAACCGTGGTGCCGACGGTCAACTTACCCGTGACGAAGTTGATACTATCAACCTCGAAGAGTTTTCAATTGTTCATTTTGGATCAGCAACTGCATTTTTACCGGGTCCGTTGCAGGTTGCTTACCAAAGCCTGTTGCAAAAATCTTTAATAAATAAAGTTTTTATCAGCTTCGATCCTAACTACCGGAGTTTATTATTCCAAAATGATAAACAATCTTTTATTGACCAGAGCTGGAACTTTTTAGACCATTGTCATTTCTTTAAAGTAAGTGATGAAGAAGCAATGATATTGACAGGCAGAGCAACTGTTGCCGATTCAGCAAATGATTTCTTGCAGAGAACAACAGCTGCTTTTGCAATTACATTGGGAAAAGAAGGAACATTGCTGGGTTTAAAGGGAGAAACACAAACAATTCCAAGTATTGAAATAAAACCAGTTGATACTACTGGTGCTGGTGATGCATTTACTGGCGCAGTGCTTTACCAGGTATCAGATAAATCACTGGATGAAATAAAAGCATTGACAAAAGAACAATGGGGTGGAATTATTTCCAATGCTAATAAAGCCGGTGCCCGTACCTGCGAATACCTTGGCGCAATGGAAGCATTTAAACATTTAAATAATGACATTTTTAAATAA
- the treF gene encoding alpha,alpha-trehalase TreF, whose translation MEIFELDHLFEAVQLQKIFPDGKTFVDCTPKKDLEEIATQYENQKANPGFDLKEFVLQHFELPHIPDSGFAGSESKTITEHIESLWTVLTRKPDTQKGSLIPLPYSYIVPGGRFGEIYYWDSYFTMLGLRASGRIDMIENMVNNFSHLIDTIGFIPNGNRTYYTGRSQPPFFSLMVRLLSEEKGKKVLINYLPQLEKEYNFWMVGSEILKEENIAAFHVVQMPDGELLNRYWDKNDTPRPESYREDVELALQSKQNSSILYRHLRAGAESGWDYSSRWFADGRSFDTIHTTDIVPVDLNCLLWHLEKTIAEACELNKEDKKVEQYKLLAEKRKAAIQKYCWNDAQGFYVDYDFVNGKQKHSLTLGGVTPLFFKIATDEQAKRVAVLVKEKLLKPGGVVTTLETTGQQWDAPNGWAPLQWMTVKGLENYDLNDLAKEIALCWIKLNDDVYKRTGKLMEKYNVVDTELEAGGGEYEGQDGFGWTNGVLLALIKKYGIPELKVN comes from the coding sequence ATGGAAATATTTGAACTGGACCATTTGTTTGAAGCAGTACAATTGCAAAAAATTTTTCCTGATGGAAAAACATTTGTGGATTGCACACCAAAAAAAGATTTAGAGGAAATAGCTACCCAATATGAAAATCAAAAAGCCAACCCTGGTTTTGATCTGAAAGAATTTGTTCTTCAGCATTTTGAATTACCTCACATACCTGATTCCGGATTTGCCGGTAGTGAAAGCAAAACTATTACTGAACATATTGAATCATTATGGACCGTACTTACCCGCAAACCTGATACACAAAAAGGTTCATTGATCCCATTGCCTTATTCTTATATCGTTCCCGGTGGCAGGTTTGGGGAAATTTATTACTGGGATAGTTATTTCACTATGTTAGGTCTGCGGGCATCGGGCCGTATAGATATGATTGAGAATATGGTAAATAATTTTTCTCATCTCATCGATACAATTGGTTTTATACCGAATGGCAATCGTACTTACTATACGGGTCGTTCACAACCTCCGTTCTTTTCTTTAATGGTTAGATTGCTGAGTGAAGAAAAAGGAAAGAAGGTATTAATTAATTATTTACCACAACTTGAGAAGGAATATAATTTCTGGATGGTGGGCAGTGAAATACTGAAGGAAGAAAACATTGCAGCTTTCCATGTTGTGCAGATGCCGGACGGAGAATTATTAAACCGGTATTGGGATAAGAACGATACACCCAGGCCTGAATCATATCGTGAGGATGTGGAACTGGCTCTTCAATCAAAGCAAAACTCTTCAATACTGTATCGTCATTTGCGGGCAGGAGCGGAGTCGGGCTGGGATTACAGCAGCCGCTGGTTTGCAGATGGAAGATCTTTTGATACTATTCATACAACTGACATCGTTCCGGTTGATTTGAATTGTTTGCTCTGGCATCTTGAAAAAACAATTGCCGAAGCCTGTGAACTAAATAAGGAAGATAAAAAGGTTGAACAGTATAAACTACTTGCAGAAAAAAGAAAAGCAGCTATTCAGAAATACTGCTGGAATGATGCGCAAGGCTTTTATGTAGATTATGATTTTGTAAACGGAAAACAAAAACATTCACTTACACTTGGGGGAGTAACTCCATTGTTTTTCAAAATAGCAACGGATGAACAGGCAAAACGAGTTGCTGTATTAGTAAAAGAAAAGCTTTTAAAACCCGGCGGAGTAGTGACTACGCTGGAAACAACCGGCCAGCAATGGGATGCACCCAACGGCTGGGCTCCGCTGCAATGGATGACAGTAAAGGGATTAGAAAATTATGATTTGAATGATCTGGCAAAAGAAATTGCTTTATGCTGGATAAAACTGAATGATGATGTATATAAACGAACCGGTAAGCTCATGGAAAAATATAATGTAGTGGACACAGAGCTTGAAGCTGGCGGTGGCGAATATGAAGGACAGGATGGATTTGGATGGACAAATGGAGTACTGCTTGCACTGATTAAGAAGTATGGAATACCTGAGTTGAAAGTTAATTAA